In Candidatus Atribacteria bacterium ADurb.Bin276, a single window of DNA contains:
- a CDS encoding Vitamin B12 dependent methionine synthase, activation domain produces the protein MEQRILENIPFNVDRDTLFETYHIEEGSDDSKRIDQLIAEAEKIAKPKAIYKLSTIDEKTENTVIIDQTKFTSRVLRVNLDEVHRAFPFIVTCGMELEEWSLIITDMMEQFWVDSIKEQAALQAYQAVQSELEDRYRLGMTSTMNPGSLEDWPMKEQVALFSLFGDPKKLIGVTLTDSFLMVPIKSVSGIIFPTNSKFESCQLCPRKNCPGRRAPYDPGLGESKYSFGNK, from the coding sequence ATGGAGCAACGAATATTGGAAAATATACCCTTTAATGTGGATCGAGATACTCTATTCGAAACGTATCATATTGAAGAGGGAAGCGACGATTCAAAACGAATTGACCAGTTAATCGCCGAAGCCGAAAAGATTGCCAAGCCGAAAGCAATATATAAACTTTCAACTATTGATGAAAAAACTGAAAATACCGTAATTATAGACCAAACGAAATTTACCAGCCGAGTGCTTCGGGTAAACCTGGACGAAGTTCATCGAGCCTTTCCTTTTATTGTAACCTGTGGAATGGAGCTTGAAGAATGGTCATTGATAATAACCGATATGATGGAGCAGTTTTGGGTGGACTCCATTAAAGAGCAAGCTGCCTTGCAAGCTTATCAAGCAGTTCAGAGCGAACTCGAAGATCGCTACCGGTTGGGGATGACCTCGACCATGAATCCGGGATCTTTGGAGGATTGGCCGATGAAGGAACAAGTAGCACTTTTTTCGCTATTTGGAGATCCTAAAAAACTTATCGGAGTTACATTAACCGATAGTTTTTTGATGGTTCCAATTAAATCGGTTTCCGGGATTATTTTCCCAACCAATAGCAAATTTGAAAGTTGTCAACTTTGTCCGAGAAAAAATTGCCCGGGAAGAAGAGCTCCTTATGATCCCGGGCTTGGTGAATCAAAGTATAGCTTTGGTAATAAGTAG